Genomic window (Paraglaciecola psychrophila 170):
ATAGTTTGACAGTAGATGGTGTTAAACAAAATGATGACTTTGGTTTAAATAAAAATGGTTACCCAGGCCGTCGCTCACCCATTTCTTTGGACGCTATCCAACAACTATCGGTAAATATAGCGCCGATTGACGTTACTTATGGTGGATTTCAGGGCGGTAACATAAATATTGTCACAAAGTCTGGGACTAATGAGTTTCATGGTTCAGCTTTTTACTTTCGTTCAGATGACTCGCTGATTGGCGATAAAAGTAAAAGCCAAGATTTAAATATCGGTGAGTTTGAAGAAGATACTTATGGGTTTTCTCTTGGCGGTAAGATAATTGAAGATAAATTGTTCTTTTTTGCTGCTTATGAAAAATTTGAGTCTACTTCGCCTTATCAATTTTCGCTAGATAATCTTGATGGCAATATCGATGCAAACGAGCGTAGAGGAGTCAGCCAGGCTGATTTCGATCGTATCGCTCAGGTTGCCAGCGAGGTATGGAATTATGATATTGGTGGTTATGATGTGCCAAAAGAGGAAGAAGCAGAAAATTTACTGCTAAAATTAGACTGGAACATTAGTGAAGATCATCGAGCGTCATTAACTTACCAAGATAATGAAGGAAATACGGTTCGAGATTTTTGGGCTGAATCATTTCCTAGTGCCGCAACCGCAACGGCCGAATCAAACCGTTATAATCAGGCTGAAACCTTAGAAGCTATCGTTTTACAAGTGTTCTCAGATTGGAGCGACGATTTTTCGACGGAATTTAAATTGTCTAATAAGAAAGTGACCACTGCACAAAATCCGTTATTAGGTGCCAATTTTTCACAGTTTTCGATAGGCACGCCTAATGGCGGTTCATTATTCATTGGTCCTGATCAGTTTCGTCATGCGAATGTACTAGAAAACGAACGTTTTAGTTGGAAAATTAAAGGCGATTATTATCTAACTGATGACCACATGCTTACTGCAGGGTGGGAACATGATGAATTAGATATTTATAATTTATTTGTATTTGGCTCTTTAGGTTTTGCTCAATTTGCGAGTATTGATGATTTTGAAAATAATGTTGGCTTTCATGTTTATCAAAATGCTTTGAATGGCGATGCGTTGAGCGCAGTAGACGAATTTCAGTATGATATTGATACAATATATCTACAAGACAAGTGGGTGGCCACAAACGAATTAACACTTACTTATGGTTTGCGCTATACGAAATATAGTAATGATGATTTACCGGCATTAAATCAAAATTTCGTTGATAGGCACGGTTACAGTAATCAAGGTAATTTTGATGGACTGGATTTGTTGGAGCCACGAGTCGGTTTCACCTATACCTATGATGACGATACAGTGATCCGCGGCGGCTTCGGTTTATTTGGTGGTGGTGGGCCAAATGTATGGTTATCCAATTCTTATGGCAATGATGGTGTACGCAAGACTTTTGCCGGATGTTTTGGTGGCTGTTCTGATGGAAAAGGAACACCACAAGAGGTGTTAGATTTCCTCGCTGCAGGTGGTTTTAGTGGTGGCGACAGTGACACTAACTCAATTGCACCAGACTTCGAAATAAATAGCGTGTGGAAAATTAACCTAGGTATGGAGCGTAATCAGGATCTAGGCATTTTAGGTGAAAGCTGGTTATTATCCGCAGATGCGATCATCAGTAAGGTAAAAAATGCGGGCATTTACCGTGAACTAAACTTCGAGAAGGTGGATACAGCACCGGACGGTCGTCCAATCTATAATGAAATCGGTCCTTTTGACTTATCATTGGAAAACACCGATAAAGGCGGTTCACAAGTATGGAGCTTTTCGGCAGCAAAAAATTTCTATACGGATCATGGAAATTATAACTTTAACATTGGTTACACCTATCAGGATGTAACTGAAGTTAACCCGGGCAACGCTTTTATCGCTTTTGAAGGATATGCTATGCCGGCAAATTCTGACTTTCAATCTGAAACAGAATTTAATTCAGAATATGAAGTACGTCATTCATTTACCAGTAATATAACATGGAGTGACGAAATATTTGCCGGTAACCTGAGTACTATCTCTGTTGCTTATTCTGGGCGTTCAGGGCGACACTTTAGCCATACTATGAACTCATCCCTTGAAACTTTTGGGGGCTTTCCTGGAGCTGACTTTGCCGATTGGAATGCATTTAATTCGCAGTCTTTGTATATTCCTAGCGGACCAGATGATGCATTAGTAAGCTATGCTGCAGGTTTTGATAAGGATGCGTTTTTTGCCTATATCGACTCTGAGAGCTGTTTATCCGGTAATTCTGGTACTATTTCCAGACGCCATGCTTGTGCTAGCGATTGGATCCATCGTTTTGATATACGCTTAATGCAAGAAATTCAAATAACCGATGATCAAGCTATTGAAGTGATCCTCGATTTGGAAAATATTGGCAATATGTTGAATGATGATTGGGGCCGTGCGGAAAGTTACAATCAACCGTTTAACGCACCTGTTCTCGACGTTGCTATTGATGGTGGTCAATTTGTCTACAGTAACTTTACACAGCCAGTTCCTGGTGTCGCTAAAATTCCTTCTGTATGGAAAGTGCAGTTAGGTGTTCGTTATAAGTTCTAAGATATAGACACACTAGTCTTGAGAAAATAGGAGTTAAATCGGAGATAATTTAATTATTTCCGGTTTTTTTTGTCTCAGTAAAGCTGATAAATCCGTCCACTTGAAAATCTGGGATCACGCTGATTAAAGGAAACTAACCTGAATGGCAAGGGGATCATAACGCTGCGATGCAGTACATCGATCGTTATTCATCTAGCTAACGGTGGCGGGGTAAGGGAGTATGGGAAATTAGGGATACAAACACTAACCAGCTTTGGCGGGTAGCGTCTAAAATAGCGAGAAGTACAATACTGACTGTAAATACATAGTGTTTGTGGTTCTTAATGTGCAGGTGTTATAACCTGCACTATTAACGCTTAAATTATCAACGATTTCCAGAGTTGCCACTGGATTGGCTTCTACTTCTGTTCCGTGACTGATTATTTTTAGGTGGCTGTCCACCAGATGAATTACGTCCAGAACGTTGCCCATCTCTGTGACCAGACTGAGCTTGTTTTGGCTTTTTAGCTTTAATTGGTCGTTGACCAAGCTTTGATTCAGGTAGCGGCTGAGTGGGTTCAAAGCCGGGAGTTATTTTTCGCTGAATAAGTTGTTTGATCAATATTTCTATATCGACTAATTCCTTGAATTCATCTTGAGTCACCATCGATATGGCTTGACCTGTTGCCCCAGCGCGACCCGTTCGTCCTATCCTATGCACATAATCCTCGGGTACATTGGGTAAATCAAAATTGACGACTTGCGGTAATTGATCAATATCCAAACCACGTGCAGCAATATCAGTCGCAATCAAGGCTTTCACTTTACCTTGCTTAAAGTCTGCGAGAGCTTTGGTACGTGCGCCTTGACTCTTGTTGCCGTGAATGGCTGCAGAACTTATACCATGCGCTTCTAGTTGTTTGGCTATTCGGTTTGCACCATGTTTAGTGCGACTAAAAACCAATACCTGTTGCCAATCATTTTCTTTAATTAAGTGGGTAAGCAGTTGAGATTTTTTACTTTTATCAACCGGGTATACCCATTGTTCAACTAAATCGACAGTTGTGTTTGCTGGAGATACCGATATTTCTACTGGGTTATTAACTAAACCTTTGGCTAATTTACGAATATCGTCTGAAAATGTGGCTGAAAACATTAAATTTTGACGTTTTTGCGGCAACAATTTGATGATTTTTTTGATGTCGTGAATAAAGCCCATGTCTAACATGCGATCGGCCTCATCCATAACAAGGATTTCTAACTCGCTAAACTTCACTGCATTTTGGTTGTATAGGTCGAGAAGACGTCCCGGTGTGGCGACTAATATGTCCACACCTTTACGTAATCTAATCATTTGTGGATTAATACCCACACCACCAAATACCACGGCTGATTTTAACGGTAGGTCTTTGCCATATGTTTGCACACTTTCAGCAATTTGTGCTGCCAACTCTCTGGTTGGAGTGAGGATCAGTGCCCTGGCTTGGTTAGGTCTAGCTGATTGTCCTTTGCTCAATAAATGTAATATGGGCAAAGTGAACCCAGCTGTTTTTCCGGTGCCTGTTTGCGCAGCAGCCATTACATCACTTCCTTGCAATACCGCTGGTATGGCTTTAGCTTGAATGGGGGAGGGAGTGGTATACCCTTTACTGGCAACAGCGGATAAAATTTTTGGTGAAAGGCCTAGATCGGCAAAACTCATAGATAATTCTCAAATAGGGTGATTAGCATATATATCAGGTTTAGACTGTTTGACTAGGCCGCAGACCTTGTCTGAACGTAGATTGAAATTTAAACAGCTAAAAATAGTCGCAAGAGGATACAGTAATTAACTCATAATAGCACTTAGACTATGAATAAAAATGCCGCAACACAGTGAAGTCTTGCGGCATTTTATAAACTCTCACGAGTATTAAGTTTACTCGCTTTGCGAACCAGGGCGAGTCGCAGGTGCCGCAGCTGCATTTGATGAACTTGAATATACAGCAGACTTACCAGAGCGTTTAACTTCTGGTCTGGCAGCGTCATCAAGTGAACCAATTTTGACATCTACAAAAGCATCATCAATTGATGCAGGTCGAGCCATAGGAGCTGAAACTGATTCCTTTTTGACTGGTTTTGCTGTCACTTTCAAAGACGCAGCCTTTTTAGGCGTTTTCTTGGCTGGTTCTTTTTTGATTGGCTTAGCAACGTCTTCTTTTACAGACTCGGAAACAGCCGCTTTACTTTCCTGTAAAGTGTGTTTCTCATCTGGCTGTGTAACTGGATTCGGCGAATCAATAACGTCAACAGATTCAGATGTTAATTCCATCGCAACTTGCTCTGGTTTTTCATCAGCAACCAATACTTCAGGTGTCTTTTCGACTTTAGGCGCAGCTACAGGTTCATCAAATTGTAGCTCGTCTTGTGTGACTTCAGACGCATCAGCTGTTTCAGATTTTACTGCTTCGTCTTTCTCGTCACCTTCTTTACGACGCTTTTGACCTGCAGCTCGAATATGCCTTGGAGAACGACGACTGCGAGTACGAGGTGAAGACTCTTCATCTTTATTTGTGTCGCTAACTGCTTGAGCGTCTGTCGTTTCAGAGGCAGGTTCTGCGTCTACTTGTGGTGTTGCAACCGTTTTTTGATCAGTAGACGCTTTATTCTCTACAACTGCATCATTTTGAACCACTGTTTCAGGATTCTCAATGATGGCTGCCTGAGTTTCTTGAACATCAGCAACGACTTTATTTTGCTCGTCATTAATATCATCAACCCTAACACTTCGTCTTGTGTCACGGCGTTTTCTGCGTTCTGCTACCTGTTCTTTTTTCTTTACCGGTGCAGCTGTTGGTGTTGGAGCGTTGGGTTTTGTGACCATTTCTGCATCTTGTGTTGCATCTACAGGTTTATCATCACGACGTGGTTTTCGGTTATCGTTTCTTGGTTTACGATCAGTACGTTCGTTTCTGTCGTTTTTATCAGAGCGTTCGTTACGATTAGCAGATTGCTCACCGTTCTCTTTACGTTCGTGATTTTTGTTATTACGTTTGTTTTTATCAGGGCGTGCATTTCTGTTTTGACGCGGATTGGTTGATTGATTTCGAGTATGAGTCGTTTTTTTAGGAACGACCACTTCCTCTGCTTTAAACAACCCAGAAATCCATTTGCTGGCTTTATCAAATAAGCTTTCAGACTTAACTGCAGTAGTAGGGGATGCTTTTTTCTGCTCAGGAGCAATCAGGCTTTGCAGCGCAGGTTGTTCTTTTGCCATCGCGGGAGCAACATTTTTATCGGTAATGTTTTCTTCTTGTTCAATTAATGGCAAGTTATAACTCATTTCCTGAACCGCGTCATCTGGGCGTCTACGTGCAACGCTATATTGCGGCGTTTCCATATTCGGGTTAGGAATAATAACTAACTGTACGCTATGACGCTTTTCTACACTACGAACTGAATTACGTTTTTCATTTAATAAATAAGTAGCAACATTAACAGGTAACTGTGCTTCTATTTGCCCTGTATTATCTTTGATGCTTTCTTCTTCCATGATACGCAGCACCGATAATGCTAAAGACTCTGTACCACGAACCGTACCGTGACCACTACATCTTGGACACACGTTATTGGCTGAATCACCTAAAGAAGGGCGTAAACGCTGACGAGACATTTCTAGTAAACCAAAGCGTGAAATACGGCCAAGTTGTACTCTTGCTCTGTCACCTCTAACGGCGTCTTTCATGCGGTTTTCGACTTCACGTTGATGACGAACCGGTGTCATATCGATAAAGTCGATAACCACTAAACCGCCAGCATCACGTAAACGTAGCTGGCGTGCAATTTCGTCTGCCGCTTCAAGGTTGGTATTGAAAGCGGTTTCTTCGATATCACTACCTTTAGTCGCTCGGGCAGAGTTGATATCTATTGAAATTAACGCTTCGGTAGGATCAATGACTATTGAGCCGCCTGAAGGAAGCCTTACTTCACGTTGGAACGCTGATTCTATTTGACTTTCGATTTGGTAATGGCTGAACAAAGGTACATCGCCAGTATAAAGTTTCACGCGATTAGCATAGTCTGGGCGCATCTGCTCAACGTGTTTTAATGCTCTTTCATGGACTACAGCATTATCAATCAGAATCTCACCAATATCGCGTCTTAGATAATCTCTAATAGCACGAACTACTACATCACTTTCTTGGTGGATAAGGAAGGGAGCAGAGCGAGAGTCGGCCATATCTTTAATGCGGCCCCAACCTGATACTAAGTAATCAAGATCGTATGCAAGTTCTTCAGTTGTTTTACCAACCCCAGCGGTTCTGACGATCAAACCCATGCCGTCTGGAAGGTCTAAACCGCTCAATGCCGCTTTTAATTCAGTACGCTCATCGCCTTCGATTCGTCGAGATACACCGCCAGCACGAGGATTGTTTGGCATTAACACTAGGTAACTACCTGCAAGACTAATAAAGGTGGTTAAAGCCGCGCCTTTTTGGCCGCGTTCTTCTTTATCAATCTGAATAATGACTTCTTGGCCTTCCTTGATCACCTCTTTAATATTCGGGCGACCTTCAAATCTATAACCTTGAGGGAAGTAAGTTCTAGCAATTTCTTTTAAGGGAAGAAAACCGTGACGATCTGCACCGTAATCGACAAATGCAGCTTCTAAACTAGGCTCTACGCGGGTAATAGTACCTTTATAAATATTGGATTTTTTTGTTCGTGACCTGGACTTTCAATGTCCAAATCATACAGTTTCTGACCATCTACAAGTGCAACTCGCAATTCTTCTAGCTGAGTGGCATTGATTAACATTCTTTTCATTCTTGTTAGCTCGGTAAAGTACCGATCACCACAAGTAAAGAACTACGCAGTAATGTGACAATTATTCAATGCAACCTCACGGCTGTATACTAAAAGTTTAAGTTTTTTTGCGCCTAAGTGTTATTACCATTAATTGTTTAATGCACTGTTTTTTTTAACACTTTACCTATATTTTATAGGTGCTAAACAAGGCTACGTGTTTAGCTTACTGATACGTTATTTTAAAACTTAGTTGTATTCGAAAAAGGAATGCTTGTCTGGCTACCTCATTCTTCAAATATCTTGTCAATTCTTTTGTATTCTTTACATCAATGGCGATCAATAGGTTAATTATATCGCTGATGTAAGGGTTCTGTTTAATCAAGCCTGCGAAAAGTTACTCACTTCACAGTTGACTAGCCGTATTAGGCTTGCAAGTCACGCTTTATGATAAACGAGGCACGACAAATTGGTCGTTTTTGCATACAGAACTGATTAATCCATCTGTTTGTTTTAAACATTCATTACATGTTT
Coding sequences:
- a CDS encoding TonB-dependent receptor; this translates as MNKKHTHKITRMTRIAMVVAATFALTSQVEAQVTSSSLRGQVVDVQGNPVVGVTVEVVNTLTGSRKTLTTSENGVFQSSGLQVGGPYEVKLQEGANYKAQAVSDLFLQLGQTSNVSLQASASGAQVEVIEVRGVVSMAAAFKNGPGTEFTENDIINAPAISRDFKSILKRDSKIVVDNTVDGGPALSVAGGNIRGNSLTVDGVKQNDDFGLNKNGYPGRRSPISLDAIQQLSVNIAPIDVTYGGFQGGNINIVTKSGTNEFHGSAFYFRSDDSLIGDKSKSQDLNIGEFEEDTYGFSLGGKIIEDKLFFFAAYEKFESTSPYQFSLDNLDGNIDANERRGVSQADFDRIAQVASEVWNYDIGGYDVPKEEEAENLLLKLDWNISEDHRASLTYQDNEGNTVRDFWAESFPSAATATAESNRYNQAETLEAIVLQVFSDWSDDFSTEFKLSNKKVTTAQNPLLGANFSQFSIGTPNGGSLFIGPDQFRHANVLENERFSWKIKGDYYLTDDHMLTAGWEHDELDIYNLFVFGSLGFAQFASIDDFENNVGFHVYQNALNGDALSAVDEFQYDIDTIYLQDKWVATNELTLTYGLRYTKYSNDDLPALNQNFVDRHGYSNQGNFDGLDLLEPRVGFTYTYDDDTVIRGGFGLFGGGGPNVWLSNSYGNDGVRKTFAGCFGGCSDGKGTPQEVLDFLAAGGFSGGDSDTNSIAPDFEINSVWKINLGMERNQDLGILGESWLLSADAIISKVKNAGIYRELNFEKVDTAPDGRPIYNEIGPFDLSLENTDKGGSQVWSFSAAKNFYTDHGNYNFNIGYTYQDVTEVNPGNAFIAFEGYAMPANSDFQSETEFNSEYEVRHSFTSNITWSDEIFAGNLSTISVAYSGRSGRHFSHTMNSSLETFGGFPGADFADWNAFNSQSLYIPSGPDDALVSYAAGFDKDAFFAYIDSESCLSGNSGTISRRHACASDWIHRFDIRLMQEIQITDDQAIEVILDLENIGNMLNDDWGRAESYNQPFNAPVLDVAIDGGQFVYSNFTQPVPGVAKIPSVWKVQLGVRYKF
- a CDS encoding DEAD/DEAH box helicase, whose amino-acid sequence is MSFADLGLSPKILSAVASKGYTTPSPIQAKAIPAVLQGSDVMAAAQTGTGKTAGFTLPILHLLSKGQSARPNQARALILTPTRELAAQIAESVQTYGKDLPLKSAVVFGGVGINPQMIRLRKGVDILVATPGRLLDLYNQNAVKFSELEILVMDEADRMLDMGFIHDIKKIIKLLPQKRQNLMFSATFSDDIRKLAKGLVNNPVEISVSPANTTVDLVEQWVYPVDKSKKSQLLTHLIKENDWQQVLVFSRTKHGANRIAKQLEAHGISSAAIHGNKSQGARTKALADFKQGKVKALIATDIAARGLDIDQLPQVVNFDLPNVPEDYVHRIGRTGRAGATGQAISMVTQDEFKELVDIEILIKQLIQRKITPGFEPTQPLPESKLGQRPIKAKKPKQAQSGHRDGQRSGRNSSGGQPPKNNQSRNRSRSQSSGNSGNR